The Stenotrophomonas maltophilia genome includes a region encoding these proteins:
- the smeT gene encoding efflux transporter SmeDEF transcriptional repressor SmeT: MARKTKEETQATREGILDAAEACFHEHGVARTTLEMIGARAGYTRGAVYWHFKNKSEVLAAIVERVHLPFMQELERTSTDQRDTPVHDLRAVMIHSFIELSEDERLRKTMEIMLRSDASADTRVLTEMQQAGFRDALDRMERALRRARDLGQLREGADPKIAARMLHATVLGVLHGAMVEPDLMDLKRDGMLALDMTLAAYVKDGVFVPGTVPEPLPEA, from the coding sequence ATGGCCCGCAAGACCAAAGAGGAGACCCAGGCAACCCGGGAAGGCATCCTTGACGCCGCCGAAGCCTGCTTCCATGAACACGGCGTGGCCCGTACCACGCTGGAGATGATCGGCGCCCGCGCCGGCTATACCCGTGGCGCGGTCTACTGGCACTTCAAGAACAAGAGCGAGGTGCTGGCCGCGATCGTCGAACGGGTGCACCTGCCCTTCATGCAGGAACTGGAGCGCACCTCCACCGACCAGCGCGACACCCCCGTGCACGACCTGCGCGCGGTGATGATCCACTCCTTCATCGAGCTGTCCGAAGACGAGCGCCTGCGCAAGACCATGGAGATCATGCTGCGCAGCGATGCCTCGGCCGACACCAGGGTGCTGACCGAAATGCAGCAGGCCGGATTCCGCGATGCGCTGGACCGGATGGAGCGTGCCCTGCGCCGCGCCCGCGATCTGGGCCAGCTGCGCGAAGGCGCCGACCCCAAGATTGCCGCGCGCATGCTGCATGCCACCGTGCTGGGCGTGCTGCACGGGGCGATGGTCGAACCGGACCTGATGGACCTCAAGCGCGACGGCATGCTCGCACTGGACATGACCCTGGCCGCTTACGTGAAGGACGGCGTGTTCGTGCCGGGCACTGTGCCCGAGCCGCTGCCCGAAGCGTGA
- a CDS encoding Gfo/Idh/MocA family protein produces the protein MILDNVMWGFIGCGSVTEKKSGPALASTPGSRVAAVMRRNAALAEDYARRHAIPRWYADADALIADPEVNAVYVATPPSTHMQYALQAIAAGKPVYIEKPMAMDHDECQRIIAASARSGVPVFVAYYRRALPRFAQVKQLLDNGAIGTPRSVRAILHRPHSANAASPDFWRTNPSIAGGGLFVDLGSHTLDLLDHLLGPLSDVRGLASSLTGAYAAEDSVSMCFRTGSGAHGIAQWSFCAFRRQDEVEITGDRGQLRFATFEDVPVVLETEAGMQAFDIPNPPSVQQPLIASLVDELRGNGRSPSSGISAARTSAVIDQVLRDYRTRQSR, from the coding sequence GTGATCCTGGACAACGTGATGTGGGGCTTCATCGGCTGTGGCAGCGTCACCGAGAAGAAGAGCGGCCCCGCCCTGGCCAGTACACCCGGCTCACGGGTGGCAGCGGTCATGCGCCGCAATGCGGCATTGGCCGAGGATTATGCGCGGCGCCACGCGATTCCGCGCTGGTACGCGGACGCCGACGCACTCATCGCCGATCCGGAAGTGAACGCGGTGTACGTCGCAACGCCGCCCTCGACGCACATGCAATACGCGCTGCAGGCGATCGCCGCGGGCAAGCCGGTCTACATCGAAAAGCCGATGGCCATGGACCACGACGAGTGCCAGCGCATCATCGCGGCCAGCGCCCGCAGCGGCGTGCCCGTGTTCGTGGCCTACTACCGCCGTGCCCTGCCCCGCTTCGCACAGGTGAAGCAGCTGCTGGACAACGGCGCGATCGGAACGCCGCGCAGCGTGCGCGCCATCCTGCATCGGCCGCATTCGGCGAATGCCGCATCGCCCGACTTCTGGCGGACCAATCCGTCGATCGCCGGCGGCGGGCTGTTCGTCGATCTGGGCTCGCATACCCTGGACCTGCTCGACCATCTATTGGGGCCGCTGAGCGACGTGCGTGGCCTGGCCAGTTCGCTGACCGGCGCCTACGCCGCCGAGGACAGTGTCTCGATGTGCTTCCGTACCGGCAGCGGGGCGCACGGCATCGCGCAATGGAGCTTCTGCGCGTTCCGCCGCCAGGATGAGGTCGAGATCACCGGCGACCGCGGGCAGCTGCGCTTTGCCACCTTCGAGGACGTTCCAGTGGTTCTGGAGACCGAAGCGGGCATGCAGGCATTCGACATCCCGAACCCGCCATCGGTCCAGCAGCCATTGATCGCCTCCCTCGTGGACGAGCTGCGCGGCAACGGCCGTTCGCCCTCGAGCGGCATCAGCGCCGCCCGCACCAGTGCGGTGATCGACCAGGTGCTGCGGGACTACCGCACCCGGCAGTCGCGCTGA